DNA sequence from the Heliomicrobium gestii genome:
GGGAGAAGGAGAAACAGGCCAAGATCCTGTTGGCCATCATGGAACTGCTGCGGGAGGGCGCGCCCGAACAATCGCGGCTCGTTCCCTTTCCCCAGGGCGCCCATCCCCTCGATGACCGTTACGCCATCACCGAAGGGGAATACGCCGAAGTATTGCATAAGTGTTTCGCCGAAGGGCTCGACGGTCCCATCACTCATTTTCCCGAACAGGAGAAAAAGCGGCTGATCCTCGTGAAACACATCAGCCGGCGCTTTGCGCCCGGACGGACCTATACGGAGAAGGAGGTCAACGGGATGCTCGAACCGGTTGGCCACGATTACGCCACCCTCCGCCGCTATCTCATCGAGTACGGTTTTCTGGAGCGCACCGCCGACGGCAGCGCCTACTGGGTCAAGCCCGGCATTTCCATAGACGACGCCGCTAGCGCCGGGAAGGACAGTCAACAGGAGAGCGCCCTTCCCCAGTTGAGCAGACCTTTCGAAGCGAGCACAGCGGCCAAATCGCAACCCAAGGGCGCGGGAAAAACGGCGGCGAGCGGCGATCAGACCGGTGATCGAACCAGCGGAGCTTTGGAGGAAGTAGAGAAGGCTTTGCCAATTCAGAAAGAAGGTGCGGATCCGATGGATAAGGAAAGTCGAAAGCAGAAGAAGCTCGCCTACAAGGAGCAGGCGCCGACCATCGGCGTGTTCCAGATTCGAAATAAGTTCAACGATAAACGCTTTATCGGCAGCTCGCGAAACACGGAGGCGGTGTTCAACCGCAACCGCTTCATGCTCTCGCAGGGCGTTCATGAGAACCCGGAACTGTTGAAGGATTGGAAGGAACAGGGGGCCGAGAACTTCGCCTTTGAAGTGCTCGAAACGCTCGAGTTGGAAGAAGAGGAGCGCCAGAACCGGCGCGCCGTCGAAGAGGTGCTGCAGGAGATGGAACGGCACTGGAAGGAAAAGCTGCAGCCCTATGGGGACAAAGGGTATAACGAATGATGGACGCCCCGATAGCGACGCGATGGTGAAACAGGACGAAACGAAAAAAAGCATCGTTATGTGACAGAAAACGCGTGGGCATACCGCCGTCTCTCTAAGCGCTAGGGGGATGGCGGTTCTTTTTTTATCGAAAGGCCGGCCAAATGCGGGACAAAGCGAGATGAACAAATCTTGCAAAAAAAGTGATATAATTCACGTATCGGAAAAATCGATCCTCTTTTTGATTCGCAACCCGGAACGGAAAGGAGCGCGCGCCGATGGTCCGATCACCGATGACGCCAGAGGATGACCAGCACCGCGAGAAGATGCGATTGCTCGATGAGGTCATCGATCGCTATAAAGACAGTCCCGGCCAATTGATTCGCCTGTTGCAGCAAGCGCAGGAGATCTTCG
Encoded proteins:
- a CDS encoding DUF2087 domain-containing protein; its protein translation is MDLLKRFWDASLDELKRGYLFDEGRDSHICLVCGQAFQRGRIYPLDGLLYDARKAAELHIRQEHGSMFEHLIGMDKKYTGLTEHQQMLIRLFYHGHDDKEVLARLGGSPSTVRNHRFQFREKEKQAKILLAIMELLREGAPEQSRLVPFPQGAHPLDDRYAITEGEYAEVLHKCFAEGLDGPITHFPEQEKKRLILVKHISRRFAPGRTYTEKEVNGMLEPVGHDYATLRRYLIEYGFLERTADGSAYWVKPGISIDDAASAGKDSQQESALPQLSRPFEASTAAKSQPKGAGKTAASGDQTGDRTSGALEEVEKALPIQKEGADPMDKESRKQKKLAYKEQAPTIGVFQIRNKFNDKRFIGSSRNTEAVFNRNRFMLSQGVHENPELLKDWKEQGAENFAFEVLETLELEEEERQNRRAVEEVLQEMERHWKEKLQPYGDKGYNE